A stretch of Mya arenaria isolate MELC-2E11 chromosome 14, ASM2691426v1 DNA encodes these proteins:
- the LOC128217074 gene encoding leucine-rich repeat neuronal protein 1-like, whose protein sequence is MEVQMYILTVLGVMCVITFTDITGVAAMDAIAVNDSSSSRSWFTSQCPRKCTCDKRQLSLARHNIPSNKFLYTVDCSGEQLASPPSSLPENTEVFLIANNTFGTLQSLPKSYSLLYSDMSNSSLESISSIRYFAQYPQLKYLNLKRNSLKTLSSDTFNKLDNLLTLDLSFNDLENISSESFLGVKNLKSLDLSHNHLKTVTSSCFSSMYELRELDLSHNEIVQVEINSFKNLENLNLLNLSHNRIRSIEHSAFNVLKRLLVLDLGSNYLPLVPTIQLQSTYLLKKVSLNGNLIHKLHPGDFNNISVISLTLSFMNELTVVEKFSFQNMQYLTNLEMHDNPKLMFIDGNAFKNVPKLKTLYFHNNRLPVLPSGLPQTLPSVQDVHLYHNPIRCDCNALWIRDLVEEAKEHNFSKPFFSHSNFIKCAYPINATGLSLPDVDESHFSRVCAPVTLPSFHENYTLDLGEELRLECHSYGIPAPQLIWLLPNGSEISNSTSSRKIEIIDNFALVVRFLSVKDSGTYECKARNEVGFDISSTKVTVTNKPVRLVLLNLSVDYISLTWNGTQHNSMISDYQLHYREIKGVDNQTQSSYSVIPLGPQYRSYTVTHLKPSTNYEFCVVYVYDTEYYKVDCKTFATKSKYLNKSAIKKIVSEKIIAGVCTALGITMAIACMVTLVRKFRIHKDYELPNGTRDEPEGIHIPLQNVYQPLSTPLCSSKTSLLSTHTSKSDFDDY, encoded by the coding sequence atGGAAGTGCAAATGTACATTCTCACGGTCTTAGGAGTTATGTGTGTCATAACTTTTACCGATATCACGGGTGTTGCTGCAATGGACGCGATTGCTGTGAACGATTCCTCAAGTTCAAGGTCGTGGTTTACAAGCCAGTGTCCGAGGAAGTGTACATGTGACAAAAGACAGCTCTCCCTCGCTCGCCACAATATTCCATCAAACAAGTTTCTTTACACTGTGGACTGCTCCGGGGAACAATTAGCATCACCTCCTTCAAGCCTGCCAGAAAACACCGAAGTGTTCTTAATCGCTAATAATACATTTGGAACATTACAATCATTGCCAAAAtcatattcattattatattcagATATGTCAAATAGTTCATTAGAAAGTATAAGCAGTATTCGATATTTTGCTCAATATCCTCAACTTAAATATCTGAACTTAAAAAGGAACTCACTTAAAACATTATCAAGcgatacatttaataaattagaTAATTTACTAACATTAGATCTGAGTTTCAATGACctagaaaatatttcttcagaAAGTTTTCTGGGAGTGAAGAACCTGAAATCATTAGACTTATCACATAATCACCTGAAAACGGTTACTTCTTCGTGTTTTTCTTCCATGTATGAATTACGAGAACTTGATTTATCTCATAATGAGATTGTGCAAGTAGAAATTAACTCATTTAAAAATCTCGAAAACCTCAATTTACTTAATTTATCACATAACAGAATCAGAAGTATTGAACACTCTGCATTCAACGTTTTGAAACGCCTCCTAGTTCTGGATCTGGGTAGCAATTATCTTCCATTGGTGCCAACAATACAACTGCAATCAACATATCTGCTGAAGAAAGTTTCATTGAATGGGAACCTAATACATAAATTGCATCCTGGAGATTTCAACAACATCAGTGTAATTTCTCTCACGCTTAGCTTTATGAACGAGTTGACAGTTGTGGaaaagttttcttttcaaaacatgcaatatcTAACCAATCTGGAGATGCACGACAATCCAAAGCTAATGTTCATAGATGGGAATGCATTCAAAAACGTTCCCAAGCTCAAGACCTTGTACTTCCATAACAATAGGCTGCCGGTACTGCCCTCGGGACTGCCCCAGACCCTCCCAAGCGTCCAGGATGTCCACTTGTACCACAATCCTATCCGCTGTGATTGCAATGCCCTCTGGATCAGAGACTTGGTGGAGGAAGCCAAAGAACACAATTTTAGTAAGCCTTTTTTCAGTCAttcaaactttatcaaatgtgCTTACCCTATAAATGCGACTGGATTGTCATTGCCTGACGTTGACGAGAGTCATTTTTCAAGAGTATGTGCTCCAGTGACACTTCCGTCATTTCACGAGAACTACACACTAGATCTTGGCGAGGAGCTCCGACTTGAGTGCCACTCATACGGGATTCCTGCACCACAACTCATATGGCTCTTGCCTAATGGATCAGAAATCTCAAACAGTACATCCAGTAGAAAAATAGAAATCATAGACAATTTTGCTTTAGTTGTTCGCTTCCTCAGTGTAAAAGACAGTGGGACGTATGAATGTAAAGCGAGGAATGAAGTAGGGTTTGACATCAGCTCCACAAAGGTCACCGTCACAAACAAGCCCGTGAGACTCGTGCTGCTAAATCTCTCGGTCGACTATATTTCTCTCACATGGAATGGTACCCAACACAACTCAATGATCTCAGACTATCAGCTGCATTATAGGGAAATCAAGGGAGTTGACAATCAAACTCAGTCATCCTACAGCGTTATACCACTTGGTCCACAGTACAGAAGTTATACGGTGACACATCTTAAACCAAGTACCAACTATGAGTTTTGTGTTGTCTATGTATACGATACTGAATATTACAAAGTAGACTGTAAGACGTTTGCAACTAAAAGCAAATACCTAAACAAAAGTGCAATAAAGAAAATAGTGAGCGAGAAAATCATAGCAGGTGTGTGTACAGCACTTGGAATAACCATGGCAATAGCATGTATGGTGACACTAGTGCGCAAGTTTCGTATCCACAAGGATTATGAATTGCCAAATGGGACAAGGGACGAGCCAGAGGGCATACACATTCCGCTCCAGAATGTGTACCAGCCGCTGTCCACACCTCTCTGCTCCTCCAAAACCTCGCTCCTATCAACACATACAAGCAAGTCCGACTTCGATGATTATTGA